One Rhinolophus ferrumequinum isolate MPI-CBG mRhiFer1 chromosome X, mRhiFer1_v1.p, whole genome shotgun sequence genomic window, atgaaatattatttatcttttactatttttcaaccatttaaaaatatacaagccATTCTTAACCATTCTGGCCATACACAAACAGGGTGGGCCGGATATGGCCCAGGAGGTATTGTTGCCTATCCTTACCCTAGAACACAAGCTCTTAAACGGTAAATAGTCCATAGGCCTACACCAGAGGTAAATTTCATTGAGGTCCTTAAACTTCCTGAGATCACGTGCAGCATTTTGTACACACATCAACTTTTCTGTGGACACCTCCACAACTTTGATCTGACTCTCCGAGAAATCCAGGACTAAAGAAGATTAGGGCCCATTGTTCTAGAGACAATTCACTGATTTTTAGGAGGCATTTCCTAAAACCCTCATAGTTTCTAGGTACTGTGCAAGTCACTGGGAACCCGTGGAAATTCCTACCCTAGAAGTTGCTAATCCTGCTAGGGACATTGAGGGTAAATAATTGTCTAGGTGATTTTTCATTCCTAAAGTCAGTTGTCTCCACCATTTTTGTTGGTTTCATAAAACTCAGAGAAAGTTGAAAATCCACACCTCTAGTTCTAGGAGGAAAAGTTtctcatattttcaaatatttagtaaataatttaggTTTGAGTGAATATGTGAAACATAGTTAAGTGTCCAGACTATTTCAGGCTATAAATAGAAATTCAGATTCAATCTGTTCGGATCCTTCTTTAACATAAAGATCACCCCACGGACTGGTTCATGTTAGTTCAACTGCCATCTAGGGCTGCAATATAGGTGTAAATGGGATTAAAGTTGCTTATTAAAACGGAATGTATGAGCTGAGGTTGCAGGCAGCTTGACTTAATTGGTGGCTGTTAGCCAAAGCTAAGCCCTTGAATGCTCAAATCCATGAAATGGAATAGTTACCCTGGGGCAGaggtggtaccgtgtttccctgaaaataagacctagccagacaatcagctctaatgcatcttttggagcaaaaattaacataagacccggtattattatattatattatatattacattatgttataaagacccagtcttatattaatttttgctccaaaaggcacattagagctgattgtctggctaggttttattttcagggaaacacggtagtaagaaAACCATTTGAAAAGAAGTGAGAAGCTCAGGAGTTCCTGCCTATGCCCTAGGGTTGGGAGTAGAAGAACTTGCTTTTTCTCAATAAACAGTGTTATAGAAGGAAGTTTGTACTCAAGGAGGAAATGGTTATAAAAGTTATAATACTCATTTTAAAACCTAAAGATGGCACAATGTAATATGTGGTGAAACCTTAAAAAAACTCTAAACATTTTCAGCAAGCCCCTTGTACTTTTTATATAGACTTTTAATTAATTGACAGCTTGTTTATACACTTGGAGCATATTACAATGTAAGCAGgctaaaatatattccaaagaaAGAAGAAGTTAACTAAGAAAACtctgccccccccaaaaaaaaggaaggaaaaattatgGAAGTTCAGAGCTATTGTAAATAGAAAGCCTTGCTTACATGTACATTGAACTTAACTATTATTAATTGATCAGTATTTATTAGTCATTAATGATGTTTTTAATCTGGAAAATCCACTCCCCTGCATGTCTTTCTTTtaattcaatagttttttttttattttttaatgtaataatggTCCTTCCTAGTTCTGTAAAAGGCAAAAGCAAAAAGTATCCCGGAGAATATGATGGTGACTTTAGTGAGAAATTTACtatgaaggagagaaaagaagtacAACAAAGAGTATTATTGTGTGGTTCAAATCTGGAGTTTTTACGATTAGAGAGTCTTGCTGATTTTGAGATAACCATAAATCATCAAATTGATAAAGTCTGCCTTTTTTAGTGGGAGCATGACTGGATGGCTGTCTCCAAGAGATTTCCAtctcattatataaaataatattatatcagTTAATTCCTGGAGCTTCATATCTCATGCAATGAAAAGTATGACATGTCCCTATGACCTTTTACATCACAGTACCTAGTTAGGTTGAGTCAGCCTTTGGCTGACTGTTCTCAAACCTTAAAGCACCTCCCCTGACTTTCCTGGCACCTGGTGTTACTCCTTTCCTCTTAAAGCTCTTGGCTACCATACCTTTTCTACTCACCCTAGTGAATCTTGCCAGCTTGGTGAGGAGAGAGTTCTTTATATCCTTCCTAATTGCCAATTAGCTAATTTGATAAACTCATCTAAGATAGAGTGCTGATGGGAAAACCCTTCCTTCCAAGTTGAACATGGTTTATGACAGGGACTTCATGGAAAATGCTGTGCTGGTGAAAAATTCAAGTCAGACTGTAGGGTGATGTAGTCAATATACTATATTGCTCCTCACTTCATGCTCCACAGTCTCCTATTCTACCAGTATTTAGAGCTGTTCCTATTAATGTGATTTAGCAGAAGGTGTGGGCACAGCTTGTGAGTATAAcagattcattatttttttgataaacgaaataaaaagaaagcaagaagatATGCTATTAGTAATACACAGTGAAACACCACCGCTTGTACAACAATGTACTAGAGTCTCTGTTGGTAATGTACTACATTTAACCATGATTtgttattaattcattaaaatacttaaattgatttatgtacttttttaaataccaattcttttaatatttattttattttatttttaattttattggggaatattggggaacagtgagtttctccagggcccatcagctccaagtcgttgtccttcaatctagttgtggagggcgcagctcagctccaagtccagtcgccattttcaatctttggttgcagggggctcagcccaccatcccatgcggaaattgaactggcaaccttgttgttgagagcttgcgctctaaccaactgagccatccggccaccccttaaatttatttttaaacgtCATTGATTATATCAGTCAATCAGTCATTCACTATTTGGTACTACAGAGGACACACAAGAACTATTGAAGAAATTATAACCACATTGAGAAGCAAAGACTTCCACAAGTGGACCAAACTGGAAAACaacacagtaaaataataaattgtatgGTTACAGATAAAAGGCAAAGCATATTATATCAAGCTCTTCAAGgtcagaactttttaaaaagagaaaagccagtAAGAGCCCTTTGCATTTCTAAAGATTTTCCTTACAAGTTGTACTCCAGTTTATGTACCTTATAATCCTATTATCTTATTTCTTCCTACCTAACAGGGATCCTTGTAGTATTTTTTAGGGCCTCTTTTTGAACTTTGGATATCATTTGGCCCCCTAGGTAAAGACAAGGCTAGGCAAGTCAAATTAGTTTGTGAAATaggacctttattttttttaatgaccataCCAACCTCATTTTAGGTAGATGGCATGAAGTTGTTAAAGCTCCCACTTTTTCAATCTACCCATTTCTTCTTACTCATTGCTGTATTCCATAATTGATGGTGGACCAAGAAGAGAAGCAAGGGTTTTCTAGAGCAGGTGGGAACTATGGTAGGACAGGCAGCTTTAAAACCAAGTActggtggggaagaggaaggaggagggtgaAACAAAGGGGGCTTTCAGGAGAACCTGAAATCTGCCTGCAAAGGCCATGCTATGGAAGGAGACAAGGGAGACTGCCTGTATGTATTGTGTCATTGGTGACATGGTTTTTAGGTAAAAATGGAAGTGCTAGAGAAAACACATTTGGAACAGACTCCATCAATGAGATTTAATTTGGCTAATTCATGACGGTTAAAATTATGAGGCTTGTTTTGTCAGTTTACCAATAAATTTGTTACTCAAAGAGATTTGTTGGTTTAAAAGCAACTCTTATATGGATGTTAGTATGAgactaaaaataaatcagaagaaaCAATGGCAAAGTTTGATATGGCTTAGGCTTTCTGAAAGAATGCCTCCTTGTGTAATAACAGGAATAATCTGTTTACCTCTAacgccttttttttctcttttaaacataCAGACTTCCTTTCCTATGACTCCATCACTTGCAGCTAATCCTGCCATGGCTTTCAGTCCTTACTTACCTCATCCTGGGATGGGCCTGGTTCCTGCCGAACTTTTACCAAATGCACCTGTTCTGATTTCTGGAAACCCATCTCTCGCATTGCCAGGAGCTGCTGCTCCAAAACTGATGCGTTCAGATAAGCTGGAGGTAtttgtttagaaatatataaatacctaTAGGGTAGATAGTAATCTTATGCATAAAACACCATTCACAGAGCCCAATGTTTTGAATGCTTTAAATAAGTGCACCTAGGTTTTAGCTAATGGAGTATAACCTCAGagaatgttaaacatttttatactgcAATTATACCCTGTTGTGAAGTGCACTGATCAGTTGTACAGTACGTCAAACAATGTCTTAGTGTACCCGGCCACAGACTGGGATGCAGAATCTCCTTTGCTATGGCACAGGAAGTCTGGTTGGAATGCTCCTTTTACCCAGCCTCCAGCTTCATAGACTGGAATTACTCTATTTGTTGATGAGCCTCTACTTGCTAAAATAATCAAACTGAAAAAGTAGACACTCTGTGAATGAAGAATGTAAATGGGTCTCATAGTGTCTAAacttttttgtccattttaagaATGATGTACTAGATATTAAATATACCTTGATGCCTAAGaaaagagacacagacaatagtttggtggttaccagagggtaaggagggagaggggtggtagatgagggtaaagaggatcaaatatatggtgatggaaagagaactgactctgggtgaacacacaatttgatttatagatgtaatatagaattgtaaacctgaaatctatgtaactttactaacagttgtcaccccaataaactttaattaaaaaaaaaagaatctgaaagaaaTTTCAAAACAGCTTTCTGATTTATGGAAGTCCTTCAAACATCTTTTAATTATCATTATTCATAAATTGAAATACATAACTAGTCAATTTCTCCCACAGTCAGCTCCATTGGCAGCTCCTTAAATGCCTGGCAGTATATCATAATGGAATCCGATTGTACATGTAATGTAATTAGGTCGTGGTCCACAAGTCTGCACATTGCTGTGTGATAAAATCTCATCTTGGACTTAACAAAATAACTTCTTCTTGCAAACTTAGCTACTTACACTTTAGGCTGTGTATTAAGTGGaagatttaaaaatggtttccagTAACACTTTTAagcacatttatttcaatgtaagGAAAACAGACAACTTTCCTTTGGGgagaatggaattttttttctaggaatagAAATTTTGTCTATGTTTACATCTCATAGTCAATATGGTTTCCCATTATCCTTCAGCTTTTTAGATTTTTCCTAAATAGATGACAAAATAATGTGTATTATTGCTCTTACATTCactggcaaaataaataaaagctaatcACCTTCAGGCATCaatgtgatattttttttctttaaggtttGCCGAGAATTTCAGCGTGGAAATTGTACCCGTGGTGAGAATGATTGCCGGTATGCTCATCCTACTGATGTTTCGATGATTGAGGCAAGTGATAACACTGTGACAATCTGCATGGATTACATCAAAGGCCGATGCTCCCGGGAGAAATGCAAGTATTTTCATCCTCCTCCACACTTGCAAGCCAAACTCAAGGCATCTCATCACCAGATGAACCATTCAGCTGCCACTGCGATGGTAAGAACAGGCCAGGACTTGTGTACTGTATTTCGGGGTAAATGATTAGTATCTTCCTCAACGTGTGTAATATCTTGTAACTGTAATCTTGGATAGTCATGAGTGGACCTTAATACTAATAGCCAAGGTGATAAGCTGGAAAAGAGAACCTATTTATTCTACTTCATTCACTAAAATTTTCTAAAGGTAATGATTTAAAAGCTTTACTGATGATTTTAATCTACTGtgctttttctcccatttttagagaaagagaaatttatataatttaaaccATCAATTATTTTTGAGTGGTTTTAAGAACCTGACTAACCTTAGTATTCCAAAAAGGCAGCAAATTGCTTCTCTTCCTGTGAGACATAATTGATAGTGGACACTTTTCTACTAACATCCTTTAAAGCCTTTCAAAAACAGAGGACTTGGAAGATGGGATGGTAAGTGGGCTCTAATTTCCCAAAggttaaggtttttttttcctttctggaggaTTGATTTCAAGGCAGCAGCGAGGGGAGGCTGGGGACACATTTCTACATGGTTGGGAGAAGAGGCCTGGCGAAAAGTTGTCCTAGCGAGTCAGTTTTGTGGAAAAGTTAGTTCTACTTAACACTGAAAGGTAGGAGcgaggaaaaatatttgcataccaCACTACAGTGTGTTAGGTTGAGAAATAGGAATTATGATTACTTAAGTTTGTCACAGCTATTAATTATATTGATAAGctacttgttatttctttattttttagccTGAGACTTTCCTCGTGTAATAGAGTATAACAGTCTAATAAGGGACAAAACcttgaggaaacttcatatttTTGTGGAAGAAAATCACCTGCACAACCCTGAAGTCCCTGACAGAGACCTTAGCTTTTCATAAGAGAAGATACTTATTTTCAAACACTCCTACTTGTTAACATTTTCCTCAATGAATTGAAATCTACCTCGCTGTAACTGGAACTTACACTTATTTTATAACACAAAACAAGGCCATCCCTATTCCATATGAGTGTGAGTCTAATGTCTTTTCTCTAAACCAGGTGCCCCACATTTCTCCAAGCTTTTCTTGTAGGTTATGGCTGGCTATAAGGACACAGCACCAATTTttgactttttccatttttttaatcccCCTGTTCTCTCAGAACTGAACCCATTACTTCATGAAAGATCTGAGTAGAACAAACTTATTTTCTACCTTGATCTGGACAACATAATCTGTTaatgaatgttaaaaaaagacTTCACCACAtgtttttatcttaaattatttcaaatgaggGTATTTTAAGCTATGAAAATAAGAAGCTACCCAAAATGTTCAATGCAGAATTTAAGCCTCCAATTTTTGGATTATTTCCGTAGGTGGCATAGAGCTCAGAAACAGTGTGGACCTATTACAAAGGAAAGGAATATAGTTGGCCCCCTAAATATAAAGATTCTCATATGCGTGCGGCATACAATGAATGGCTTACTTGTGCCATTGTGTACCTGTCCCATATTCAGGCATGGAGCCTTCATATGTATGGGCCCATTTCTGATGATTGGAGTGGGTTTGGTAGAATGCATATAAGTCAGCCCCAAATTGCCACATAGAAATTTAAATTGTATGTAGTAGGCCTTCAATTGGTACTTATGAATGTCAATATAGAACTCCTTTCTGAATAGCTGATCAGAACAGAGTCTTAGTGGTAAAGTCAAATTGGCCCATAGGAAGTTGAAGTAAGATTAAACAAAGAAGGCTTTCCATAAAGAAGCCTTCTATATGTTTAAGGATTCAGAGTAGAAATGCTTTGTAAAAGAGATATTTTTACACTGTTCATGTGCATAGCTTAGTTTGGCTTCACTGAAAGCAgcttgtatttaaaagaaaaagacttgaagggttatttaatttctcaaagaaaatagaaataacctTTTGGCCTTCTTTATCCACAGGAGTAAGGAGGTCATGGTATATCCCTTTTTAGCATGCCAAAGGCTAGTTACTCAACACAAGTGTTCCTGTCTCCTTAAGAATTTGGAGCATACCTAATTGTTGTTGCTGGGACATGTTTTTTAAGTAATGTGCAAtttgctgagaaaaaaatgtaatgccAAACTTCTCCAATGAATCTGATCCAGGGACAAGTTTGACTGAGTTCTAAGCACAGTGGGATTGTGAAAGAATTGTAGATGTGAAACaaggatttttaaatgctaataagtTTTAGCATTAAACCTTACAAGGACTTAACAAAGCAAATAGCACATACTGAAATGCACAGCAAGCCTCTACAAATGAGAATTGCATACATTTTGTTAACTATCTATGGTATCTGGGTGAGGTGGGTGATGGGGGAGAAAtaattcatttgctttttccttACATGGTAGTCGGGAGATATACAGTAATAAGATTGGACCTGAAGTCCttgtaaaaattgtattttgttttatagagcTACAGTATCAGACTCCAACTACTGATACCTGTTTTATCACCTATATAGTATTTATCTCATAGAGCCACATCCAAATTTTAACTGGAAGAAATCTCTTTCCTGCCATAGCTGTTGCCTCTGCTAATCTCGTTTTAATAGATTAATATATGAGCATTCCCTGAGATGTTAATTTTAGATGCTTATTTGCTTAGTTTCTCATTGATGGGAAAGTCAATTATAGATTTTGGTGtaatattctaatattaaatTTCTGCAGTTTCATTTCAGCCAACAGAAAaccttttgaaattatttaacttaAGGTCTCTATAGATTTATAGTACACACATACTCCAGATCTTCTAGTTGCATAACCTAATGTccttcagaaaggaaataaattagatttaaataagatttttttccagaatactcttaaatgaaaaaaaaggtaaGTAACATTCAATGTTATcagagtagaagagaaaaaatgtataatttatccATTACAcgcaatttgaattttttaacctattcatttctttatagttagaaatattcattaggaattcaaatgtatttatatgtgtaaGAGTAgtgtatttatacataaaataggCAAGGTATTTTTGAACTTGTGAGCATAATATCTGGTTTTATAAAGAACTGatgtaaaataattcattaatcaGAAGTTAATCTAACCATTGTAATAGTGTGGTGAGATACTAtctattagaaaaattatattggaatttctgtttaaaatttaagttagttgttttttttataaattcaagTAAATACATTGGTGCTTCATGTCTATCTtcataaagaaaacaagttttcttatatctaaaatgtgtataaaaatgtaaataaaactcaTAACAGTGATTATACAGATTTTTGTCTTGGTGATTGTAAATAAAAAGACTAATCATATGATTAAGAATACAGCTTTAATAGTGGAATATTACACatatcaaaaagaaatacaacattttCAGTCTATTTAAATACATATCTTGACAATGAAGATTGGTGCacatatttttgttagttttccaATAGCACttgaatatttcataatttagtGAATTTCAGGGAGTTTGAGGATTTTGTAGGTACTAAAGTATATTATCTTTTTCCTCTGTGtactaaatgtaaatgtattaccAATATGatgaaatctattttatataggtatatttttaattaaaggcaTTCAACAACCATAAGCTTTCAGTATGTATCAGATTCCTATGCAACAAAGAACAATGTGATCTCTAGACAGTCTTTCTGTGTGAATTTCCATTGATAATACATTTCAGAACActgtaatataaaaatgaacaaagaaaaaaatttttatctcCATCTCTGGGTAGTGTACAATGCAGATTTTATCAGTTCTTTTGTAAGGAAAAACACAAACCTCTCACCTATTAAACATGATAAATTAACATAAAGGATACACTGGAGTCCAAAGACAAAATGGAAGAGATGTATCATTCACTGGAAGTCCAAACACAATGGAagaacttgaattatttttaccattattCCTGTGCAACAAAAGAGCCGTAAAAGACATTGCAAGTTCACCACacacattcttttttgtttgtacttttgTTCTCCttgagaaaatgtatt contains:
- the MBNL3 gene encoding muscleblind-like protein 3 isoform X8: MFAQQMQYMLQNAQMSSLTSFPMTPSLAANPAMAFSPYLPHPGMGLVPAELLPNAPVLISGNPSLALPGAAAPKLMRSDKLEVCREFQRGNCTRGENDCRYAHPTDVSMIEASDNTVTICMDYIKGRCSREKCKYFHPPPHLQAKLKASHHQMNHSAATAMALQPGAFQLIPKRSALEKTNGATPVFNPSVFHCQQALANLQLPQQPAFIPAGQILCMVPASSIVPMMHGATPTTVSAATTPATSVPFAATATGNQIPPLSVDELNSTMFVSQM